The following are encoded in a window of Trichocoleus sp. genomic DNA:
- a CDS encoding 2Fe-2S iron-sulfur cluster-binding protein, which translates to MAMQVRFLPDDVLIEAEVGEPLLQVADRAGLSIPTGCLMGSCHACEVELSNGNTVCACISSVPSGQPELTISLFVDPTW; encoded by the coding sequence ATGGCTATGCAAGTTCGTTTCCTCCCTGATGATGTTCTGATTGAAGCAGAAGTTGGAGAACCTCTGTTGCAAGTTGCCGATCGCGCTGGATTAAGCATCCCAACTGGGTGCTTGATGGGTTCCTGTCATGCTTGTGAAGTCGAGCTTTCTAACGGGAATACAGTCTGTGCCTGCATTAGTTCTGTGCCATCTGGTCAGCCAGAACTGACGATTAGTTTATTTGTTGATCCAACCTGGTAG